The segment GCTTCTATGAAAGCACTGTTAGATATTTTGTTACCTAGAATTATTCCAAAATTGGTTAGTAATTATCAGCAAATAAGTGGTTCAAGAAAAATAGGTCAATATCTAGAAGTGGACAAGTTAGAAAAAAATACATCTCACAGCTTTAAGATTTTTATGAAGGGATTGCAGAAAATATTAGCAGAACTGTAGAAACAGACTTAAAATATCAGACCATTTCTCAACCTTATATTGTGGCTGCCATGACCGAAGCGGCTGAGATTTCGCCTCAAGATAAGGTGCTAGAAATTGGCACAGGCTCTGGCTATCAAACAGCTATTTTAGGGGAATTAGCCCAAGAAGTCTATACTATTGAAATCATCCCCGAATTAGCCGAAATAGCGAGTCATATTTTACAAGAGCTTGGCTATCATAATATTCATAGTAAAGTCGATGACGGTTATCTCGGTTGGGCAGAATATGCGCCTTATGATGCCATTTTAGTGACTGCTGCTCCGCCAAATATTCCCCCTCAATTGAAAGAGCAACTCGCTACAAACGGGAGGATAATAATTCCCGTTGGTACCTTCTCCCAAGAACTATTAATCCTCAAAAAAACCGTTGATGTATGGGTTCAGCAGTCAATGTTCCCCGTGAGATTTGTGCCACTGACTCGGTAAATTTCCGGAACCCGATGCCCACTTAATGAAGTACCCCTTGTTGTCAGTATGAACCTAGCACCCTGAATCTTTAGGAGAATTTTATGGACGATCGCAGAATAGAAGCCCTCAGAATTCGCCGTGATGCTGCTGAAGTTGCTAGTGAACGCCCCCATCCCCTTCATATTAGCAATGGGGAGGAGTTTCGCTATCGCAACAGTGAGAATAAACCCACCCATCTGGCCAACTATAGCAAAGGATTACCCCATTGCGAAAAAACAGGTGTGATCGTTAATGCTGAGGACTATCAACAGTTTGTACGGGGTATTGATTCAGGGGATGTGCGTGACTTCCGGGATACTCCCCTAGGCCCACCTAACCAAGATGGAGTACCCTTTCCTAAATGGCAATCCCACATTGCTCAAACCAGCAAAGGGTGCAAAGTTCCTGTTCGAGCTTGGGAAAGTGCGGGGGCCGGTTCTACCTTTGATTTACAAGGGCCTGATTCTCAATCTTTGACTATGCCTCCTGCTCCTGAATTGGACAGTGAAGAATTAATCACAGAAATGATTGAAATCTATGGCATGGCTCTTTTAAGAGATGTTCCCTTTGCCAATTTTAATAGTTCTACTGAAGTTCAAAAAGTTGTTGATTTACTTAACCAGTCTCCTTGGATTAAAAATCAAGCCACTAATTACATTCATTTAACCGATGCTGAGCAAAAACGGTTACGGGGCCCCTTTACCAAGCAAACAGTATTCCGAGGTATTGCACCTGGGGATAATGTAGGGCCATACTTATCTCAATTTCTTTTAGTCGGAAATCAAGGACTAGAAAATATACAGTCTCTCAGTGATGGCTATATTGCCTATGGTGCTATCCGCGTCGATCAACGAATACGGGTAGCTGAACCTCTAAAAGATTATATGACAACTTGGGAAGCTTGGGTGGATGTCCAAAATGGGGCAGATTTACGAGGCATAGAAACTTATTCTGAAACGCCCGCCCCTTATCGTTTTATGGCTACACCCCGTGATTTAGCCACCTACGTCCATTATGATGCTCTCTATGAAGCCTATTTGAATGCTTGTTTAATCATGTTGGGGCTAAAAATTCCCTTTGATCCCGGTATTCCCTTCCAAGGGGCTGATTTTAAGGATAAACAACAAGGGTTTGCTCAATTTGGTGGCCCTCATATCCTGTCTTTAGTAACAGAAGTGGCAACCCGCGCCCTCAAAGCGGTACGTTTCCAGAAGTTTAATGTCCATCGTCGTCTGCGGCCTGAAGCTGTTAGCGGTTGGGTGACACGGTATGTTAATGATGATACCAAAGGCATTGAAGCCATTAAACCCCTAGTAGATGGTTTAGGGGAAGGTCTTTTGAAGGCAGTGGCTGACCATAACTGCAAACAAAACCAGAAATTTAGCGATCGCACCAGTGATGCTAATAATTGTTACAAGGCTTCTTATTTGCTGCCTATGGCTTTTCCTGAAGGTTCCCCCATGCACCCGGCTTATGGTGCGGGTCATGCCACCGTTGCGGGTGCTTGTGTTACCATTCTCAAGGCATTTTTTGATGCGGGTGCTACCTTAAATTTTGCTTTTCAACCTAGTGCCGATGGTAGTAAATTAGAACCCGTGACCTTAGATAAACCTTTAACAGTTGAAGGGGAATTAAACAAAATCGCCGCAAATATTGCTATTGGACGGAATTGGGCCGGGGTTCACTACTTCACAGATTATATTGAATCTCTCCGTCTTGGGGAACAAGTTGCGATCGGTATTCTCCAAGAACAAAAGTTAACCTATGGGGAAAACTTTTCCATGACAATTCCTCTGTTTGATGGGGGCAGTATTCGCATCTAAGTTTGATTTTTCCGATTGCTGAGTTCGTATCATTTCGATACGTCCCCCGTCAAAAGACGGGGGTTTTTTATGTTATATTAAATTTTTTTAGAGATAATGGATCATGAGTAAACCCAATTTCGAGGCCATGAGTCGTGAGGAGTTAGCACGCTTCATGGTGTCTCATCGAGATACCCCGGATGAAATCGA is part of the Crocosphaera sp. UHCC 0190 genome and harbors:
- the pcm gene encoding protein-L-isoaspartate O-methyltransferase, with protein sequence MSRTVETDLKYQTISQPYIVAAMTEAAEISPQDKVLEIGTGSGYQTAILGELAQEVYTIEIIPELAEIASHILQELGYHNIHSKVDDGYLGWAEYAPYDAILVTAAPPNIPPQLKEQLATNGRIIIPVGTFSQELLILKKTVDVWVQQSMFPVRFVPLTR
- a CDS encoding vanadium-dependent haloperoxidase, giving the protein MDDRRIEALRIRRDAAEVASERPHPLHISNGEEFRYRNSENKPTHLANYSKGLPHCEKTGVIVNAEDYQQFVRGIDSGDVRDFRDTPLGPPNQDGVPFPKWQSHIAQTSKGCKVPVRAWESAGAGSTFDLQGPDSQSLTMPPAPELDSEELITEMIEIYGMALLRDVPFANFNSSTEVQKVVDLLNQSPWIKNQATNYIHLTDAEQKRLRGPFTKQTVFRGIAPGDNVGPYLSQFLLVGNQGLENIQSLSDGYIAYGAIRVDQRIRVAEPLKDYMTTWEAWVDVQNGADLRGIETYSETPAPYRFMATPRDLATYVHYDALYEAYLNACLIMLGLKIPFDPGIPFQGADFKDKQQGFAQFGGPHILSLVTEVATRALKAVRFQKFNVHRRLRPEAVSGWVTRYVNDDTKGIEAIKPLVDGLGEGLLKAVADHNCKQNQKFSDRTSDANNCYKASYLLPMAFPEGSPMHPAYGAGHATVAGACVTILKAFFDAGATLNFAFQPSADGSKLEPVTLDKPLTVEGELNKIAANIAIGRNWAGVHYFTDYIESLRLGEQVAIGILQEQKLTYGENFSMTIPLFDGGSIRI